The following are from one region of the Leptospira terpstrae serovar Hualin str. LT 11-33 = ATCC 700639 genome:
- a CDS encoding sulfurtransferase, whose protein sequence is MNWNFLKTEIEPGDFLIDCRSQSAYEEETLEGAYYYPFIKKAFGSDPESQKKLYGPMLAVVQEFQKSKKTRIIVFDEGMGMFSTRMVYLLRGMGIKDAYVLGQKWPATGNKSKGDLKVEPPIADKVKPIEGVVDKAFMERNLTKLQIFDARTMDEYEGRLPRLTAPEEGTLCGRLPGAFLWDWRNLYDGEANLIERSLFKKRLNGFPFMPERPTVIYDYNGARSCLLALMLREAGYIDVTTYQGSWFEWRKSSLPKQAVAVFGAKQGVAAAAPRVGGVDRKKV, encoded by the coding sequence TTGAACTGGAACTTTCTTAAAACCGAAATAGAACCTGGTGACTTCCTCATCGATTGTCGTTCCCAATCAGCATATGAAGAAGAAACATTAGAAGGTGCTTACTACTATCCATTTATCAAAAAAGCATTCGGATCTGATCCAGAATCCCAAAAGAAATTGTACGGACCTATGTTGGCAGTCGTACAAGAATTCCAAAAATCAAAAAAAACTCGAATTATTGTTTTCGATGAAGGAATGGGAATGTTCTCCACTCGTATGGTGTATTTACTCCGAGGAATGGGAATCAAAGATGCCTATGTTCTTGGTCAAAAATGGCCTGCCACTGGAAATAAATCCAAAGGTGATCTGAAGGTGGAACCTCCCATCGCTGACAAAGTAAAACCCATCGAAGGTGTTGTAGACAAAGCCTTTATGGAACGAAATCTTACCAAACTCCAAATTTTTGATGCCAGAACCATGGATGAATATGAAGGTCGATTGCCAAGACTCACGGCTCCAGAAGAAGGAACTCTTTGCGGACGATTGCCTGGTGCCTTCCTTTGGGATTGGAGAAACCTTTACGATGGGGAAGCTAACCTCATTGAACGTTCTTTATTCAAAAAACGCCTAAATGGTTTTCCTTTTATGCCAGAAAGGCCGACCGTCATCTATGATTACAATGGGGCAAGGTCTTGTTTGTTGGCGCTTATGCTCCGAGAAGCAGGATACATCGATGTAACCACTTACCAAGGTTCTTGGTTTGAATGGAGAAAGTCGAGCCTACCGAAACAAGCAGTCGCCGTTTTTGGTGCCAAACAAGGGGTAGCAGCTGCTGCTCCTAGAGTTGGCGGTGTCGATCGCAAGAAAGTTTAA
- a CDS encoding LIC11113 family protein, which translates to MILFLFLSGLVFADRTKTNLSLQTLATEMEAWKERKPSSLIRKQIQSNQSFPIDDGNCHLEPASRISSVTYFRFSCQRDSEPMLIQFQSHQKKKLDSDKFRLRAVHRIGKKQYLEIETGIGMAETKPVSKVSTDDTDLDYPIKKPTTVVPEGRSVVKTYKPIQNPNLFYFKSITENPRRRKEVPGNIEVFFDSSCPLEFIEKDESFYWDQTVSFVFRITCIRDSAYSLIRVPSSSSGELVASNTIWKNPKPGDRVLGNAVLKKITETQTFWEKIVIYYE; encoded by the coding sequence TTGATTTTGTTTCTTTTTCTGTCTGGTCTCGTTTTTGCGGACCGCACAAAGACAAACCTGTCGTTACAAACGCTCGCGACGGAAATGGAAGCTTGGAAAGAGAGAAAACCATCTTCACTAATCCGAAAACAGATCCAAAGCAACCAAAGTTTTCCCATTGATGATGGGAATTGCCATTTAGAACCTGCCTCTCGCATTTCCTCTGTCACATACTTTCGATTTAGTTGCCAGAGAGATTCGGAACCGATGTTGATTCAATTCCAATCTCATCAAAAAAAGAAGTTAGATTCAGATAAGTTTCGATTAAGGGCTGTTCATCGAATTGGAAAAAAACAATACTTAGAAATTGAAACTGGTATCGGTATGGCTGAAACAAAACCGGTTTCAAAAGTGAGTACGGACGATACGGACTTAGACTATCCAATCAAAAAACCTACCACGGTTGTTCCCGAAGGAAGATCTGTAGTAAAAACATACAAACCCATTCAAAATCCGAACTTGTTCTATTTTAAGTCGATTACGGAAAACCCACGCCGAAGAAAAGAAGTTCCTGGTAACATTGAAGTGTTTTTTGATTCCTCTTGTCCTTTGGAGTTTATCGAAAAAGATGAGAGTTTTTATTGGGACCAAACGGTATCATTTGTTTTTCGCATAACGTGCATTCGTGATTCGGCTTATAGTTTGATCCGAGTGCCGTCCTCTTCTTCGGGGGAATTGGTCGCATCAAATACTATATGGAAAAATCCAAAACCTGGGGACCGAGTTTTAGGAAATGCAGTCCTAAAAAAAATCACAGAAACTCAAACCTTTTGGGAGAAAATCGTTATCTATTATGAATAA
- a CDS encoding S1C family serine protease, protein MNKLFKTYILFFVLSQSLLAQVDTEPAVDSIFRSVVLIRNEGFNTENKTQPWMKKNLYTGFGSGLVLSNQTILTNAHVVRDAKRILVKSSFTKKEYLADVKFIGYDCDLALLQVTDPDFSEQTTSLSFLEGIPNLGSDLLLLGFPNGNDSLSVEKGSVLRFEKNRYTYSGLDYRNVLKITANIQPGNSGGPAVQNGKVVGLVFQISTLEQGIAYLISNDIIRHFLEDINDGKYDGFPNIGFTFQNGNPKSLKQAMKVPSDQTGIFVNRIYPSSTFSKVLKEKDFVTAVDSLPLTNDGEISQSNKKEFIIDWIENKQLNSKVTISYYRAGKRYDAEVNLQKNYALDLYRDSTEDYFLQAGFVFQPITRSFFHSEDGDLDSSLKYHYSYFIQDLLYRYTTRDIVLSYTFNDPETSKYKKYKYKVVESINGRVPKDLNEFKTIWKDGKKGFIVLRFRGMDLPIVLRPESVYQMNQRVKKRYGANYEEF, encoded by the coding sequence ATGAATAAATTATTTAAAACATACATTTTATTTTTTGTATTGAGTCAGTCTTTACTTGCTCAAGTGGATACTGAGCCGGCTGTGGATTCTATTTTTCGATCTGTGGTTCTCATTCGAAATGAAGGATTTAATACTGAAAACAAAACTCAACCATGGATGAAAAAAAACTTGTACACAGGATTTGGATCGGGACTTGTTTTATCCAACCAAACTATATTAACAAATGCTCATGTGGTGCGTGATGCCAAAAGAATCCTGGTTAAAAGTAGTTTTACTAAGAAGGAATATTTAGCCGACGTTAAGTTTATTGGATATGATTGTGATTTGGCATTATTACAAGTTACAGATCCCGATTTTTCAGAACAAACTACATCGTTATCGTTTTTGGAGGGAATTCCGAATTTAGGTTCTGATTTATTGCTTCTTGGTTTTCCCAATGGAAACGATAGTCTTTCTGTTGAAAAAGGTTCCGTCCTTCGGTTTGAAAAAAATCGTTACACCTATTCCGGGTTAGATTATAGAAATGTATTAAAAATCACAGCCAATATCCAACCGGGAAACTCTGGCGGACCTGCTGTACAAAACGGAAAAGTAGTGGGTCTAGTGTTTCAAATTAGTACTTTAGAACAAGGGATTGCCTATTTGATATCGAATGATATCATTCGTCATTTTTTAGAAGATATAAATGACGGAAAGTATGATGGGTTTCCCAATATAGGATTTACATTTCAAAACGGAAATCCCAAGAGTTTGAAACAAGCAATGAAGGTTCCATCGGACCAGACAGGAATTTTTGTGAATCGAATTTATCCTTCATCGACATTTTCAAAAGTATTAAAAGAAAAAGATTTTGTAACAGCAGTAGATAGTTTACCTCTCACTAATGATGGAGAAATTTCTCAGTCCAATAAAAAAGAATTTATCATCGATTGGATTGAAAACAAACAACTCAACTCCAAAGTGACTATAAGCTATTACCGAGCCGGAAAACGATACGATGCAGAAGTAAATCTTCAAAAAAATTATGCATTGGATTTGTATAGAGATTCTACAGAAGACTATTTTTTACAGGCAGGGTTTGTATTCCAACCAATCACTCGGTCATTTTTTCATTCCGAAGATGGAGACTTGGATAGTTCTTTAAAATACCATTATAGTTACTTTATTCAAGATCTCTTGTATCGATATACAACTCGGGACATTGTTTTGAGTTATACGTTTAATGATCCCGAAACATCTAAATACAAAAAGTATAAATACAAAGTAGTAGAATCGATTAATGGCCGTGTACCGAAAGATTTAAATGAATTTAAAACCATTTGGAAAGATGGAAAAAAGGGATTTATTGTTCTCAGGTTTCGAGGGATGGACTTACCGATTGTACTAAGGCCTGAATCTGTTTACCAGATGAACCAACGTGTTAAAAAAAGATATGGTGCAAATTATGAAGAGTTTTAA
- a CDS encoding PDZ domain-containing protein — translation MKSFKFILVIFLVFATLFPIGAEDFEDKRVIESRITFQKTSHQNPWLVGEPFSRKLNLIYLGKGLFFGVTLPKQNPVFAEFESFDYSVPKLGIKSYDEETGFLLLETKEMPKLPKPVVLDAKTSNKHCPSGKSRYVFLPFSKTPIKVFLLEKKGSEESDFSFKNQLLCGVTISEYLIPTDYVETFFKTGGKPFPHPGLVFDINLTPSEREYYSKSISNPLLVTEVIPGVGPAYNLFPGDLITEINSIPLTKIDDWDRTDKVYDLILRKSDGSLRELGETIKLKLHRNFQNQDVGYDLRAYDSNDFLIPEEAKKRKPLYLIVGGFFFTELTNAYLKEFGSEYRVKSEKKLVYLSDYYQKKVHPVREKIVILSRVFPLEGNLGYQEFQDLVLEKVNGTRVTSLSQLKTLLQSEDTTYYAFELSGGKIAFFTRREILDLQQELQLTYKLGRSYNLED, via the coding sequence ATGAAGAGTTTTAAATTTATTTTAGTAATTTTCTTAGTATTTGCCACCTTATTTCCGATTGGTGCTGAAGACTTCGAAGACAAACGAGTTATCGAATCTAGAATTACATTTCAAAAAACAAGTCACCAAAATCCTTGGCTTGTGGGAGAACCATTCTCTCGTAAGTTAAATTTGATTTATTTAGGCAAAGGTCTTTTTTTTGGAGTTACACTTCCCAAACAAAATCCTGTATTTGCTGAATTTGAATCTTTTGATTATTCCGTTCCCAAACTAGGAATTAAATCTTATGATGAAGAAACGGGTTTTCTGCTTTTGGAAACAAAAGAGATGCCAAAACTTCCGAAACCAGTTGTTTTGGATGCTAAAACTTCAAATAAACATTGTCCAAGCGGGAAGTCACGTTATGTATTTCTTCCTTTTTCTAAAACGCCAATCAAAGTTTTTCTTCTTGAAAAAAAAGGTTCCGAAGAATCTGATTTTTCCTTCAAAAATCAACTGTTATGTGGGGTTACCATTTCTGAGTATTTAATTCCAACAGATTATGTGGAAACCTTCTTTAAAACAGGAGGAAAACCATTTCCACATCCTGGTTTGGTTTTTGATATCAACCTAACCCCTTCGGAACGTGAGTATTATTCAAAAAGTATTTCCAATCCACTTCTTGTGACTGAAGTGATTCCTGGAGTTGGACCAGCATACAATTTGTTTCCTGGAGATTTAATCACGGAGATTAATTCTATTCCTCTCACTAAAATCGACGATTGGGATCGTACGGACAAAGTTTATGACTTAATTTTGCGAAAATCAGATGGTAGCTTACGTGAGTTAGGTGAAACAATCAAATTGAAGTTACATCGGAATTTTCAAAACCAAGATGTAGGTTACGATTTAAGAGCATATGACTCCAATGATTTTTTAATACCGGAAGAAGCTAAAAAACGAAAGCCCCTTTATTTGATTGTTGGCGGTTTTTTCTTTACTGAACTTACCAATGCGTATTTGAAAGAGTTTGGTTCGGAATACCGGGTCAAATCTGAAAAGAAGTTAGTTTATCTTTCGGATTACTATCAGAAAAAAGTGCACCCAGTTCGTGAAAAGATCGTGATCTTGAGTCGTGTTTTTCCCCTAGAAGGGAACCTAGGATACCAGGAATTCCAGGATTTAGTATTAGAGAAGGTAAACGGAACACGGGTCACATCCCTCAGTCAATTGAAAACTCTATTACAGTCTGAGGACACCACCTATTATGCGTTTGAGCTTTCTGGTGGAAAGATCGCTTTTTTTACGCGTAGAGAGATTTTGGACCTCCAACAAGAGTTACAACTGACTTATAAATTGGGCCGTTCTTACAACTTAGAAGACTAA
- a CDS encoding ATP-binding response regulator encodes MKILFVDDEETIRELFWEYFKDEFNVTLASDGLEALTISNQNTFDLIISDISLPKLNGIQFIQKLRADGNQTPFLVITGDSDIQIAIDVFRMGAVDFFLKPFRMEALRSRIKKFENADVDLTLLFNSGEIIQFSADCKIKLRPQIKKLNSYIAFIVKQILNSPLATQEDLISIKIVLYELLANAIEHGVAGVSYTEKQECLEANEDYFKLVDSRCAENNTSVFVEISMDDVGITIVIRDEGSGFAVSQIPNPVVNPAANLVSGRGIFLAKMNIDSIVFNEKGNEVRFFKTWHKLM; translated from the coding sequence ATGAAAATCCTTTTTGTTGATGACGAAGAGACAATCCGCGAATTGTTCTGGGAATACTTCAAAGATGAATTTAATGTCACTCTTGCTTCTGATGGACTAGAAGCACTCACGATCTCAAATCAAAATACATTCGATCTCATTATTTCTGACATCAGCTTACCAAAATTAAATGGAATCCAATTTATACAAAAACTAAGAGCCGATGGAAACCAAACTCCGTTTTTGGTGATTACCGGCGATAGTGACATTCAAATTGCCATTGATGTTTTTCGAATGGGTGCTGTTGATTTTTTTCTTAAACCATTTCGAATGGAAGCCCTCCGTTCTCGCATTAAAAAATTTGAAAATGCAGATGTAGATTTAACTCTCCTCTTTAATAGCGGTGAGATCATTCAGTTTAGTGCAGATTGTAAAATTAAACTTCGTCCCCAAATCAAAAAATTAAATTCTTATATTGCATTTATAGTGAAACAAATCTTGAACTCTCCATTGGCGACTCAGGAAGATTTAATTTCCATTAAGATTGTATTGTATGAACTTTTAGCTAATGCCATTGAACATGGTGTTGCTGGTGTGAGTTATACGGAAAAACAAGAATGTTTAGAAGCAAATGAAGATTATTTTAAGTTAGTTGATTCTCGTTGTGCAGAGAATAACACTTCTGTGTTCGTGGAAATTTCCATGGATGATGTTGGAATTACAATTGTCATTCGTGACGAAGGAAGTGGATTTGCCGTAAGCCAAATTCCTAATCCAGTGGTGAACCCTGCTGCCAACTTAGTAAGTGGAAGAGGGATATTTCTTGCTAAGATGAATATTGATTCCATTGTTTTTAATGAAAAAGGCAACGAAGTTCGATTTTTCAAAACTTGGCATAAGTTGATGTAG